From the genome of Halostella limicola, one region includes:
- a CDS encoding HalOD1 output domain-containing protein, with protein sequence MANPSNQLDKRDIEYDSTAESHSISYNPDSVSRPTTLIVKFIAAVSDISIYELPQISECIPPDSFNELLTSEKAQAADTEVIFTYAGYRVTVIASGKVQAQPLTGECDEL encoded by the coding sequence ATGGCGAACCCAAGTAATCAACTGGATAAAAGAGATATAGAATATGATTCTACTGCAGAATCACATTCGATATCTTATAATCCTGACTCAGTGTCACGCCCAACTACTCTCATCGTTAAATTCATCGCGGCGGTTTCTGATATATCCATCTATGAATTGCCTCAAATTAGTGAGTGTATTCCTCCAGATAGCTTCAACGAACTTCTTACATCAGAGAAAGCACAAGCCGCTGACACAGAAGTGATATTCACGTATGCTGGATACCGAGTGACTGTCATTGCATCCGGTAAGGTTCAGGCACAGCCCCTAACTGGGGAGTGTGACGAACTTTGA
- a CDS encoding DUF7344 domain-containing protein produces MDSSGTGRIHPSVHPKEDIRKGYIISDGGGGPLERVLIGLRKPRRRYLLYYLQVQQHAHIAEAAQYIGACEWECELEEVPAEAHEDIKIDLFHVHLPYLADLDFVEYDPRNGDIRFCDPPDKLVEFLELAAETEDINLPDLETD; encoded by the coding sequence ATGGACTCCTCCGGTACAGGCAGAATCCACCCTTCGGTCCATCCAAAAGAGGACATTAGAAAGGGATATATTATCTCTGATGGCGGTGGAGGGCCTCTGGAACGAGTTCTTATAGGACTAAGAAAACCCCGTCGACGATATCTTCTCTACTATCTCCAAGTGCAACAACATGCTCATATTGCCGAAGCAGCACAGTATATTGGTGCATGTGAGTGGGAATGCGAATTAGAAGAGGTACCAGCGGAGGCACACGAAGATATCAAGATCGATCTCTTCCATGTCCATCTTCCCTACCTTGCCGACCTGGATTTCGTTGAGTATGACCCTCGCAATGGGGATATCCGATTTTGTGACCCGCCAGACAAGTTGGTCGAGTTTCTTGAGTTAGCAGCAGAGACAGAAGATATAAACCTGCCAGACCTGGAGACAGACTAA
- a CDS encoding FAD-binding oxidoreductase, with translation MSAQKHPLGTVADLDESDIEEFAERLEGDLVLPDSDEYEEVRTVWNGLINKYPAVVARTKSAADVATAIQFAQKTGLKLAIQGGAHHQTGSAIVNQGLVVDLSKMDDVEVDPGAKVAHIEPGTRVEDVLAETQEHGLACPTGSAGDVGVPGSTLGGGIGWIRRKHGLGIDALRSVEIVTRDGEIRTASPEQNEDLFWAVRGGGGNFGVVTNFEFELYDVGPMVQALGIFYPYEMITEAMESFRQVMSDAPEELTTILLSGHVPNLPPIPDKIAGTDAVGILGCYAGDHEIGEEVIAPLREIGEPLIDMSDVMPYEALHDLGTQMYPWGRKYTHRSVYVDELSDDIQDLIVEKTEAAPTSMAAIAVWPLGGNIGDSPDAAYAWDDKQYMITIEGNWEEFQNQRTLDWAAETERKLRRNGAVGAYAGFTGVEERNWEDWTEQVYADTYDRLAEVKAEYDPENLFQQNVNIDPEDV, from the coding sequence ATGTCGGCACAGAAGCATCCACTGGGAACGGTCGCTGACCTAGATGAATCGGATATCGAGGAATTTGCCGAGCGCCTCGAAGGCGATCTCGTTCTTCCAGATAGTGATGAATACGAGGAGGTGCGGACCGTGTGGAACGGACTCATCAACAAATATCCCGCAGTCGTCGCTCGGACCAAAAGTGCGGCTGATGTAGCTACTGCCATCCAATTCGCGCAGAAGACTGGGCTTAAACTCGCGATCCAAGGTGGTGCCCATCATCAGACTGGCAGCGCCATTGTCAATCAAGGTCTCGTCGTCGACCTCTCGAAGATGGACGACGTAGAGGTCGATCCTGGGGCGAAAGTCGCCCACATCGAACCTGGTACCCGAGTCGAGGACGTCCTCGCCGAGACGCAAGAGCACGGACTTGCATGTCCGACGGGTAGCGCAGGCGATGTTGGAGTTCCCGGCTCCACGCTCGGTGGTGGCATCGGTTGGATTCGACGCAAGCACGGACTCGGCATCGACGCGCTCCGCAGTGTCGAGATCGTCACGCGGGACGGCGAGATACGGACAGCCTCTCCCGAACAGAACGAAGATCTCTTCTGGGCCGTCCGTGGCGGTGGCGGCAACTTCGGTGTCGTCACTAACTTCGAGTTTGAACTGTACGATGTCGGTCCGATGGTGCAGGCGCTCGGGATTTTCTACCCCTATGAGATGATTACTGAGGCGATGGAGTCTTTCCGGCAGGTCATGAGCGACGCCCCTGAAGAACTGACCACTATTCTTCTCAGCGGCCACGTCCCAAACCTCCCACCAATTCCGGACAAGATTGCGGGCACCGATGCTGTCGGCATTCTTGGCTGCTACGCAGGCGATCATGAGATAGGCGAAGAGGTCATTGCACCCCTCAGGGAAATCGGCGAGCCCCTGATCGACATGAGCGACGTGATGCCCTACGAGGCACTTCACGATCTTGGCACTCAGATGTACCCGTGGGGCCGTAAGTACACTCATCGCTCCGTCTACGTGGACGAACTCAGTGACGACATTCAGGATCTCATTGTCGAGAAGACCGAGGCGGCCCCGACCTCGATGGCTGCTATCGCCGTCTGGCCACTTGGCGGCAACATTGGCGATAGTCCCGACGCCGCCTACGCTTGGGACGACAAGCAGTACATGATTACCATTGAAGGCAACTGGGAAGAGTTCCAGAACCAGCGCACCCTTGACTGGGCTGCCGAGACTGAACGAAAACTCCGCCGTAACGGTGCTGTGGGTGCCTATGCAGGCTTTACCGGCGTCGAGGAACGCAACTGGGAGGACTGGACGGAACAGGTCTACGCCGACACTTATGACCGTCTCGCCGAGGTGAAGGCCGAATATGATCCCGAGAATCTTTTCCAGCAGAACGTCAACATTGATCCAGAGGACGTCTGA
- a CDS encoding ABC transporter permease, which produces MASTLRYVIGLVLAAHGIVHLLGTAAYLQLARFPELPYKTTVLGGRLDLGPTGISVFGALWAVAAVGFVAAAVGLVADWRQWRPLLVGTTLLSLGLTVLDWPVAAAGVVVNLGILAGLTIHARQ; this is translated from the coding sequence ATGGCATCTACGCTCAGATACGTGATCGGGCTTGTACTGGCTGCTCACGGCATCGTGCATTTACTGGGAACGGCCGCATACCTCCAGCTAGCCCGATTCCCGGAGCTACCATACAAGACGACGGTACTCGGGGGCCGACTAGACCTCGGCCCCACCGGCATCAGCGTTTTTGGTGCCCTCTGGGCGGTGGCCGCAGTTGGCTTCGTCGCAGCAGCCGTCGGCCTTGTCGCAGACTGGCGGCAGTGGCGGCCGCTGCTAGTAGGGACGACGCTTCTTTCTCTCGGGCTAACTGTGCTTGACTGGCCGGTCGCCGCTGCTGGGGTCGTCGTCAATCTGGGTATTCTGGCCGGACTCACGATCCATGCACGTCAGTAG
- a CDS encoding flavodoxin domain-containing protein encodes MLSFLVIYGTGEGQTAKVADRIVAALKARGHDAVAVDVDTDRDIAVTDYDAVVVGASIHTGKHQREIREFVRRHRETLTAVPTAFFQVSLSSASEEGRAAAADYVETFVEDTGWHPDRIGQFGGALRYSEYSFLKRLLMKQIVKRNPPDATGHVEPSGDIEYTDWTEVEAFAADVAAFVEGRLGVTPPAGDGPNGGGGAATGLGKSDSGIDR; translated from the coding sequence ATGCTATCCTTCCTCGTGATCTACGGCACCGGCGAGGGACAGACCGCGAAGGTTGCCGACCGCATCGTCGCGGCGCTCAAAGCACGCGGACACGACGCCGTGGCGGTCGACGTTGACACCGACCGTGACATCGCCGTCACCGATTACGATGCGGTGGTGGTCGGCGCGTCGATCCACACCGGCAAGCATCAGCGCGAAATCCGGGAGTTTGTGCGTCGGCACCGTGAAACCCTCACGGCGGTGCCAACCGCGTTCTTCCAAGTGTCGCTGTCGTCTGCATCCGAAGAGGGCAGGGCCGCTGCCGCGGACTACGTCGAGACGTTCGTCGAAGACACCGGTTGGCATCCCGACCGGATCGGCCAGTTCGGCGGCGCCCTGCGCTACTCAGAGTATAGCTTCCTCAAGCGACTGCTGATGAAACAGATCGTAAAACGGAATCCGCCCGACGCGACCGGACACGTCGAGCCGTCGGGCGACATCGAGTACACTGATTGGACAGAGGTCGAGGCGTTCGCCGCCGACGTCGCCGCGTTCGTCGAGGGGCGGCTCGGCGTCACACCCCCAGCGGGCGACGGGCCAAACGGGGGTGGTGGAGCGGCCACCGGCCTCGGTAAGTCGGACTCCGGCATCGACAGATGA
- a CDS encoding flavodoxin domain-containing protein: MASFLVLHGTGEGQTAKVADRIVTTLDERGHDAAVVNADKDGDVSVDDYDAVVVGASVHAGEHQRGIREFVRQHQEALAAMPTAFFQLSLSSANEEGRAAAADYVEAFIEDTGWHPDRIGQFGGALRYSEYSFLKRLLIKQIVKQGPPDASDRVEPSGDVAYTDWAEVEAFAADVAAFVEGRLGLAPPMSGGSDANVPDAGDDKSDSDVV; the protein is encoded by the coding sequence ATGGCATCCTTCCTCGTACTCCACGGCACCGGTGAAGGACAGACTGCGAAGGTGGCCGACCGCATCGTCACGACGCTCGACGAGCGCGGTCACGACGCCGCGGTGGTCAACGCAGACAAGGACGGCGACGTCTCCGTCGACGACTACGACGCGGTGGTGGTCGGCGCGTCGGTCCACGCCGGCGAGCACCAACGTGGGATCCGGGAGTTCGTCAGGCAGCACCAGGAAGCGCTCGCGGCGATGCCGACCGCGTTCTTCCAATTGTCGCTGTCGTCCGCAAACGAGGAGGGCAGAGCCGCGGCCGCGGACTACGTCGAGGCGTTCATCGAAGACACCGGCTGGCATCCCGACCGGATCGGCCAGTTCGGCGGTGCCCTGCGCTACTCAGAGTATAGCTTCCTCAAGCGATTGCTGATTAAACAGATCGTAAAGCAGGGGCCGCCGGATGCATCCGACCGCGTCGAGCCGTCGGGCGACGTCGCGTACACCGACTGGGCGGAGGTCGAGGCCTTCGCCGCCGACGTTGCCGCATTCGTTGAGGGACGGCTTGGCCTCGCGCCGCCGATGAGCGGCGGGTCAGACGCGAACGTCCCGGACGCCGGTGACGACAAGTCGGACTCAGACGTCGTCTGA